Proteins found in one Podarcis muralis chromosome 5, rPodMur119.hap1.1, whole genome shotgun sequence genomic segment:
- the PXMP4 gene encoding peroxisomal membrane protein 4 isoform X3: MTFLFRSGSLREKLKAIVRATYTHSRNLAYFVFTYKGLLALQSRMQGKKIPFHSFLAACIGGWLVFGENNNINSQINMYLLSRILFGLSRLAVEKGYIPEPKQDPFPLFAALVWGIVLWLFEYHRHTLQPSLQSSMTYLYDDSNVWHDVSDFLVYNKRPATNQS; the protein is encoded by the exons ATGACATTTCTCTTCAGGAGTGGAAG TTTAAGGGAGAAATTGAAAGCAATTGTTCGTGCCACTTACACTCATTCCAGAAACCTGGCATACTTTGTATTCACATACAAGGGCCTGTTGGCCCTACAGTCGCGAATGCAGGGAAAGAAGATCCCATTTCACTCTTTCCTCGCAGCCTGCATTGGAGGCTGGTTGGTGTTTGGAGAAAATAACAATATTAACAGCCAG ATAAACATGTACCTATTGTCTCGTATCCTGTTTGGCTTGTCCCGACTGGCAGTGGAGAAAGGTTACATCCCAGAGCCAAAACAAGATCCCTTTCCACtctttgctgctctggtttgggGGATTGTTCTCTGGCTCTTTGAGTACCACCGACACACTCTACAGCCATCATTGCAATCATCCATGACCTACCTGTATGATGACAGTAATGTGTGGCATGATGTTTCTGACTTTCTTGTATATAACAAAAGACCTGCTACCAATCAGTCTTGA
- the ZNF341 gene encoding zinc finger protein 341 isoform X1: MAQAIFEALEGMDNQTVLAVQSLLDGQGAVTDPSGQSVNTSTTIQSMDDEDVFLCGKCKKQFNSLPAFMTHKREQCQGSTPSLATVSLATNSVYTPSITSVQQAQTTNRQISTYITVPPSPLIQTLVQGNILVSDEVLMSAMSAFTTLDQPMSTVQPSVQSSLNMHTGAGYLSQPPPPPPPPPPPPQPPPPTPQSLGAPGQANSGSNGVVEVYSASTPMTGNSTVEIQNLGMQPYPPMEVPNQCVETPVYPSPPVYSPGKQGFKSKSPNTVSPLNNACGGNVTSFDPASAAKNRRLKTDSSLLEGKPKSPKLKCTYCDKAFTKNFDLQQHIRSHTGEKPFQCIVCGRAFAQKSNVKKHMQTHKVWPPGIGCTISRSSVTVQVMALNPNQQEEEENAGLNTVPRSSPPQPQVMPPAEEHEACKLEAKQVVLIDSSYQCQFCPNKFCTYFQLKSHMTQHKHEQVYKCVVKSCAQTFQKLDSFLEHIKNHQEELSYRCHLCSKDFPSLYELGVHQYSHSLLPQHSPKKDIAIYKCVKCVNKYSTPEALEHHLQTATHNFPCPHCQKVFPCERYLRRHLPTHGGGGKFKCQICKKFFRREHYLKLHAHIHSGEKPFKCSVCDSAFNRKDKLKRHMLIHEPFKKYKCPFSNHTGCNKEFNRPDKLKAHILSHSGMKIHKCQYCSKAFSRRAHMVEHQRSHTGNYKYRCPTCSKGFTRQKYMKDHKCRLSSAKDKELPVRKSQKKWGTRGRKVGLPVSAQLTLTELKDSTDGGNPQKGGPNKEQFPVSDTVLSIVVGRSTAVSATDSDLGNPTQCSGIPSNLALAELQPGSESPCAMLAVPVYIQATE, from the exons ATGGCGCAGGCGATATTCGAGGCGCTGGAAG GTATGGATAATCAGACGGTTCTAGCTGTTCAGTCTTTGCTAGATGGCCAGGGAGCAGTAACAGATCCATCAGGACAATCCGTCAACACATCCACCACCATCCAGTCCATGG ATGATGAAGATGTGTTTCTTTGTGGGAAATGTAAGAAGCAATTCAACTCACTGCCTGCATTCATGACCCACAAAAGAGAGCAGTGTCAAGGCAGTACACCCTCGTTGGCTACAGTTTCACTGGCTACTAACAGCGTCTACACACCATCCATTACCTCAGTGCAGCAGGCTCAGACCACAAATCGTCAG ATCTCTACCTATATTACCGTCCCACCCTCTCCTTTGATCCAGACATTAGTCCAGGGGAATATCTTAGTGAGTGATGAGGTCTTGATGTCAGCTATGTCTGCTTTTACAACCCTGGACCAACCAATGTCCACAGTACAACCCTCTGTGCAG AGCAGCCTGAATATGCATACTGGAGCTGGCTACCTTtctcaaccaccaccacctcctcctccaccaccaccaccacctcagcctcctcctcccaCACCTCAGTCTCTTGGAGCACCAGGTCAGGCCAACTCAGGCAGCAATGGAGTGGTGGAAGTGTACAGTGCATCAACCCCCATGACTGGGAATAGCACAGTAGAGATACAGAATCTGGGGATGCAACCCTACCCACCTATGGag GTGCCCAATCAATGTGTGGAAACCCCAGTGTACCCCTCCCCTCCAGTATACAGTCCAGGGAAGCAAGGTTTTAAGTCTAAAAGCCCCAACACTGTTTCTCCCTTGAACAATGCCTGCGGAGGAAATGTGACCAGTTTTGATCCGGCTTCAGCTGCCAAGAACCGTCGTCTTAAGACAGACAGCAGCCTGCTAGAAG GGAAACCCAAGTCACCAAAACTGAAATGCACATACTGCGATAAGGCATTCACCAAGAACTTTGACCTGCAGCAGCATATCAGAAG ccacacaggggagaagccattccAGTGCATCGTATGTGGTCGTGCCTTCGCCCAAAAGTCCAACGTGAAAAAGCATATGCAGACGCATAAGGTGTGGCCACCAGGAATTGGGTGTACCATCTCTCGGAGCTCTGTCACTGTGCAAGTCATGGCACTCAACCCCaatcagcaggaggaggaggagaatgcag GTTTGAACACGGTTCCCAGAAGCAGCCCCCCACAGCCACAGGTCATGCCTCCTGCAGAAGAGCATGAGGCTTGCAAACTGGAAGCTAAGCAAGTGGTCTTGATAGACAGTTCTTACCAGTGCCAGTTCTGCCCCAACAAATTCTGCACATATTTCCAGTTGAAATCGCACATGACCCAACACAAACATGAACAG GTTTACAAGTGTGTTGTGAAAAGTTGTGCTCAAACATTCCAGAAGCTGGATTCCTTCTTGGAGCACATCAAGAACCATCAGGAGGAGCTGAGCTACCGTTGTCACCTTTGCAGCAAGGACTTCCCCTCCCTCTATGAactgggtgtccatcagtatTCCCACAGCTTGCTCCCTCAACACAGTCCCAAGAAGGACATTGCCATTTACAA GTGTGtcaagtgtgtaaataaatattcTACCCCAGAAGCCCTGGAGCATCACTTACAGACAGCAACACACAACTTTCCCTGTCCTCACTGTCAGAAG GTGTTCCCTTGTGAGAGGTACTTACGGCGACATCTACCTACACATGGGGGTGGAGGGAAATTCAAATGTCAGATCTGCAAAAAATTCTTCCGCCGAGAACACTACCTCAAACTACACGCTCACATTCACTCGG GTGAAAAGCCTTTTAAATGCTCTGTGTGTGACTCAGCCTTCAACAGGAAAGATAAACTCAAACGGCATATGTTGATCCATGAGCCTTTCAAGAAATATAAATGCCCCTTCTC AAATCATACAGGCTGCAATAAAGAGTTCAACAGACCGGACAAATTGAAAGCTCATATTCTCTCCCATTCAG GGATGAAGATCCACAAGTGCCAATACTGCAGCAAGGCCTTCAGCCGGCGAGCTCACATGGTGGAACACCAGCGCTCTCACACTGGAAACTATAAGTACCGCTGCCCTACATGCAGCAAAGGCTTTACACGCCAGAAGTACATGAAGGACCACAAGTGTAGACTGAGTTCAGCCAAGGACAAAGAGCTGCCAGTCAGAAAATCCCAGAAGAAGTGGGGGACTCGTGGCCGGAAAGTGGGGCTTCCTGTTTCAGCTCAGTTGACCTTGACAGAACTGAAAGACAGTACAGATGGAGGAAACCCTCAGAAAGGTGGTCCCAATAAAGAACAGTTTCCAGTGTCTGACACAGTCCTGTCCATTGTGGTTGGCAGATCAACGGCCGTGTCGGCAACAGACTCTGATCTTGGCAACCCTACCCAATGCAGTGGCATTCCATCCAACCTTGCTCTGGCCGAGTTGCAGCCTGGCTCGGAGAGTCCATGCGCCATGCTAGCAGTTCCTGTATACATTCAGGCTACTGAATAA
- the ZNF341 gene encoding zinc finger protein 341 isoform X2 has product MDNQTVLAVQSLLDGQGAVTDPSGQSVNTSTTIQSMDDEDVFLCGKCKKQFNSLPAFMTHKREQCQGSTPSLATVSLATNSVYTPSITSVQQAQTTNRQISTYITVPPSPLIQTLVQGNILVSDEVLMSAMSAFTTLDQPMSTVQPSVQSSLNMHTGAGYLSQPPPPPPPPPPPPQPPPPTPQSLGAPGQANSGSNGVVEVYSASTPMTGNSTVEIQNLGMQPYPPMEVPNQCVETPVYPSPPVYSPGKQGFKSKSPNTVSPLNNACGGNVTSFDPASAAKNRRLKTDSSLLEGKPKSPKLKCTYCDKAFTKNFDLQQHIRSHTGEKPFQCIVCGRAFAQKSNVKKHMQTHKVWPPGIGCTISRSSVTVQVMALNPNQQEEEENAGLNTVPRSSPPQPQVMPPAEEHEACKLEAKQVVLIDSSYQCQFCPNKFCTYFQLKSHMTQHKHEQVYKCVVKSCAQTFQKLDSFLEHIKNHQEELSYRCHLCSKDFPSLYELGVHQYSHSLLPQHSPKKDIAIYKCVKCVNKYSTPEALEHHLQTATHNFPCPHCQKVFPCERYLRRHLPTHGGGGKFKCQICKKFFRREHYLKLHAHIHSGEKPFKCSVCDSAFNRKDKLKRHMLIHEPFKKYKCPFSNHTGCNKEFNRPDKLKAHILSHSGMKIHKCQYCSKAFSRRAHMVEHQRSHTGNYKYRCPTCSKGFTRQKYMKDHKCRLSSAKDKELPVRKSQKKWGTRGRKVGLPVSAQLTLTELKDSTDGGNPQKGGPNKEQFPVSDTVLSIVVGRSTAVSATDSDLGNPTQCSGIPSNLALAELQPGSESPCAMLAVPVYIQATE; this is encoded by the exons ATGGATAATCAGACGGTTCTAGCTGTTCAGTCTTTGCTAGATGGCCAGGGAGCAGTAACAGATCCATCAGGACAATCCGTCAACACATCCACCACCATCCAGTCCATGG ATGATGAAGATGTGTTTCTTTGTGGGAAATGTAAGAAGCAATTCAACTCACTGCCTGCATTCATGACCCACAAAAGAGAGCAGTGTCAAGGCAGTACACCCTCGTTGGCTACAGTTTCACTGGCTACTAACAGCGTCTACACACCATCCATTACCTCAGTGCAGCAGGCTCAGACCACAAATCGTCAG ATCTCTACCTATATTACCGTCCCACCCTCTCCTTTGATCCAGACATTAGTCCAGGGGAATATCTTAGTGAGTGATGAGGTCTTGATGTCAGCTATGTCTGCTTTTACAACCCTGGACCAACCAATGTCCACAGTACAACCCTCTGTGCAG AGCAGCCTGAATATGCATACTGGAGCTGGCTACCTTtctcaaccaccaccacctcctcctccaccaccaccaccacctcagcctcctcctcccaCACCTCAGTCTCTTGGAGCACCAGGTCAGGCCAACTCAGGCAGCAATGGAGTGGTGGAAGTGTACAGTGCATCAACCCCCATGACTGGGAATAGCACAGTAGAGATACAGAATCTGGGGATGCAACCCTACCCACCTATGGag GTGCCCAATCAATGTGTGGAAACCCCAGTGTACCCCTCCCCTCCAGTATACAGTCCAGGGAAGCAAGGTTTTAAGTCTAAAAGCCCCAACACTGTTTCTCCCTTGAACAATGCCTGCGGAGGAAATGTGACCAGTTTTGATCCGGCTTCAGCTGCCAAGAACCGTCGTCTTAAGACAGACAGCAGCCTGCTAGAAG GGAAACCCAAGTCACCAAAACTGAAATGCACATACTGCGATAAGGCATTCACCAAGAACTTTGACCTGCAGCAGCATATCAGAAG ccacacaggggagaagccattccAGTGCATCGTATGTGGTCGTGCCTTCGCCCAAAAGTCCAACGTGAAAAAGCATATGCAGACGCATAAGGTGTGGCCACCAGGAATTGGGTGTACCATCTCTCGGAGCTCTGTCACTGTGCAAGTCATGGCACTCAACCCCaatcagcaggaggaggaggagaatgcag GTTTGAACACGGTTCCCAGAAGCAGCCCCCCACAGCCACAGGTCATGCCTCCTGCAGAAGAGCATGAGGCTTGCAAACTGGAAGCTAAGCAAGTGGTCTTGATAGACAGTTCTTACCAGTGCCAGTTCTGCCCCAACAAATTCTGCACATATTTCCAGTTGAAATCGCACATGACCCAACACAAACATGAACAG GTTTACAAGTGTGTTGTGAAAAGTTGTGCTCAAACATTCCAGAAGCTGGATTCCTTCTTGGAGCACATCAAGAACCATCAGGAGGAGCTGAGCTACCGTTGTCACCTTTGCAGCAAGGACTTCCCCTCCCTCTATGAactgggtgtccatcagtatTCCCACAGCTTGCTCCCTCAACACAGTCCCAAGAAGGACATTGCCATTTACAA GTGTGtcaagtgtgtaaataaatattcTACCCCAGAAGCCCTGGAGCATCACTTACAGACAGCAACACACAACTTTCCCTGTCCTCACTGTCAGAAG GTGTTCCCTTGTGAGAGGTACTTACGGCGACATCTACCTACACATGGGGGTGGAGGGAAATTCAAATGTCAGATCTGCAAAAAATTCTTCCGCCGAGAACACTACCTCAAACTACACGCTCACATTCACTCGG GTGAAAAGCCTTTTAAATGCTCTGTGTGTGACTCAGCCTTCAACAGGAAAGATAAACTCAAACGGCATATGTTGATCCATGAGCCTTTCAAGAAATATAAATGCCCCTTCTC AAATCATACAGGCTGCAATAAAGAGTTCAACAGACCGGACAAATTGAAAGCTCATATTCTCTCCCATTCAG GGATGAAGATCCACAAGTGCCAATACTGCAGCAAGGCCTTCAGCCGGCGAGCTCACATGGTGGAACACCAGCGCTCTCACACTGGAAACTATAAGTACCGCTGCCCTACATGCAGCAAAGGCTTTACACGCCAGAAGTACATGAAGGACCACAAGTGTAGACTGAGTTCAGCCAAGGACAAAGAGCTGCCAGTCAGAAAATCCCAGAAGAAGTGGGGGACTCGTGGCCGGAAAGTGGGGCTTCCTGTTTCAGCTCAGTTGACCTTGACAGAACTGAAAGACAGTACAGATGGAGGAAACCCTCAGAAAGGTGGTCCCAATAAAGAACAGTTTCCAGTGTCTGACACAGTCCTGTCCATTGTGGTTGGCAGATCAACGGCCGTGTCGGCAACAGACTCTGATCTTGGCAACCCTACCCAATGCAGTGGCATTCCATCCAACCTTGCTCTGGCCGAGTTGCAGCCTGGCTCGGAGAGTCCATGCGCCATGCTAGCAGTTCCTGTATACATTCAGGCTACTGAATAA
- the PXMP4 gene encoding peroxisomal membrane protein 4 isoform X2 — protein sequence MGGETMLRTLLYTVNSLLQQRRYQAALAVVKGFRNGAVYGAKIRAPHALVMTFLFRSGSLREKLKAIVRATYTHSRNLAYFVFTYKGLLALQSRMQGKKIPFHSFLAACIGGWLVFGENNNINSQINMYLLSRILFGLSRLAVEKGYIPEPKQDPFPLFAALVWGIVLWLFEYHRHTLQPSLQSSMTYLDPTRSL from the exons ATGGGGGGCGAGACGATGTTGCGGACCCTGCTATACACCGTCAACTCCCTGCTGCAGCAGCGCAGATACCAGGCGGCGTTGGCCGTCGTCAAGGGCTTCCGTAACGGAGCAGT GTATGGAGCAAAAATACGTGCCCCCCATGCTTTAGTGATGACATTTCTCTTCAGGAGTGGAAG TTTAAGGGAGAAATTGAAAGCAATTGTTCGTGCCACTTACACTCATTCCAGAAACCTGGCATACTTTGTATTCACATACAAGGGCCTGTTGGCCCTACAGTCGCGAATGCAGGGAAAGAAGATCCCATTTCACTCTTTCCTCGCAGCCTGCATTGGAGGCTGGTTGGTGTTTGGAGAAAATAACAATATTAACAGCCAG ATAAACATGTACCTATTGTCTCGTATCCTGTTTGGCTTGTCCCGACTGGCAGTGGAGAAAGGTTACATCCCAGAGCCAAAACAAGATCCCTTTCCACtctttgctgctctggtttgggGGATTGTTCTCTGGCTCTTTGAGTACCACCGACACACTCTACAGCCATCATTGCAATCATCCATGACCTACCT
- the PXMP4 gene encoding peroxisomal membrane protein 4 isoform X1, whose translation MGGETMLRTLLYTVNSLLQQRRYQAALAVVKGFRNGAVYGAKIRAPHALVMTFLFRSGSLREKLKAIVRATYTHSRNLAYFVFTYKGLLALQSRMQGKKIPFHSFLAACIGGWLVFGENNNINSQINMYLLSRILFGLSRLAVEKGYIPEPKQDPFPLFAALVWGIVLWLFEYHRHTLQPSLQSSMTYLYDDSNVWHDVSDFLVYNKRPATNQS comes from the exons ATGGGGGGCGAGACGATGTTGCGGACCCTGCTATACACCGTCAACTCCCTGCTGCAGCAGCGCAGATACCAGGCGGCGTTGGCCGTCGTCAAGGGCTTCCGTAACGGAGCAGT GTATGGAGCAAAAATACGTGCCCCCCATGCTTTAGTGATGACATTTCTCTTCAGGAGTGGAAG TTTAAGGGAGAAATTGAAAGCAATTGTTCGTGCCACTTACACTCATTCCAGAAACCTGGCATACTTTGTATTCACATACAAGGGCCTGTTGGCCCTACAGTCGCGAATGCAGGGAAAGAAGATCCCATTTCACTCTTTCCTCGCAGCCTGCATTGGAGGCTGGTTGGTGTTTGGAGAAAATAACAATATTAACAGCCAG ATAAACATGTACCTATTGTCTCGTATCCTGTTTGGCTTGTCCCGACTGGCAGTGGAGAAAGGTTACATCCCAGAGCCAAAACAAGATCCCTTTCCACtctttgctgctctggtttgggGGATTGTTCTCTGGCTCTTTGAGTACCACCGACACACTCTACAGCCATCATTGCAATCATCCATGACCTACCTGTATGATGACAGTAATGTGTGGCATGATGTTTCTGACTTTCTTGTATATAACAAAAGACCTGCTACCAATCAGTCTTGA
- the ZNF341 gene encoding zinc finger protein 341 isoform X4 translates to MHTGAGYLSQPPPPPPPPPPPPQPPPPTPQSLGAPGQANSGSNGVVEVYSASTPMTGNSTVEIQNLGMQPYPPMEVPNQCVETPVYPSPPVYSPGKQGFKSKSPNTVSPLNNACGGNVTSFDPASAAKNRRLKTDSSLLEGKPKSPKLKCTYCDKAFTKNFDLQQHIRSHTGEKPFQCIVCGRAFAQKSNVKKHMQTHKVWPPGIGCTISRSSVTVQVMALNPNQQEEEENAGLNTVPRSSPPQPQVMPPAEEHEACKLEAKQVVLIDSSYQCQFCPNKFCTYFQLKSHMTQHKHEQVYKCVVKSCAQTFQKLDSFLEHIKNHQEELSYRCHLCSKDFPSLYELGVHQYSHSLLPQHSPKKDIAIYKCVKCVNKYSTPEALEHHLQTATHNFPCPHCQKVFPCERYLRRHLPTHGGGGKFKCQICKKFFRREHYLKLHAHIHSGEKPFKCSVCDSAFNRKDKLKRHMLIHEPFKKYKCPFSNHTGCNKEFNRPDKLKAHILSHSGMKIHKCQYCSKAFSRRAHMVEHQRSHTGNYKYRCPTCSKGFTRQKYMKDHKCRLSSAKDKELPVRKSQKKWGTRGRKVGLPVSAQLTLTELKDSTDGGNPQKGGPNKEQFPVSDTVLSIVVGRSTAVSATDSDLGNPTQCSGIPSNLALAELQPGSESPCAMLAVPVYIQATE, encoded by the exons ATGCATACTGGAGCTGGCTACCTTtctcaaccaccaccacctcctcctccaccaccaccaccacctcagcctcctcctcccaCACCTCAGTCTCTTGGAGCACCAGGTCAGGCCAACTCAGGCAGCAATGGAGTGGTGGAAGTGTACAGTGCATCAACCCCCATGACTGGGAATAGCACAGTAGAGATACAGAATCTGGGGATGCAACCCTACCCACCTATGGag GTGCCCAATCAATGTGTGGAAACCCCAGTGTACCCCTCCCCTCCAGTATACAGTCCAGGGAAGCAAGGTTTTAAGTCTAAAAGCCCCAACACTGTTTCTCCCTTGAACAATGCCTGCGGAGGAAATGTGACCAGTTTTGATCCGGCTTCAGCTGCCAAGAACCGTCGTCTTAAGACAGACAGCAGCCTGCTAGAAG GGAAACCCAAGTCACCAAAACTGAAATGCACATACTGCGATAAGGCATTCACCAAGAACTTTGACCTGCAGCAGCATATCAGAAG ccacacaggggagaagccattccAGTGCATCGTATGTGGTCGTGCCTTCGCCCAAAAGTCCAACGTGAAAAAGCATATGCAGACGCATAAGGTGTGGCCACCAGGAATTGGGTGTACCATCTCTCGGAGCTCTGTCACTGTGCAAGTCATGGCACTCAACCCCaatcagcaggaggaggaggagaatgcag GTTTGAACACGGTTCCCAGAAGCAGCCCCCCACAGCCACAGGTCATGCCTCCTGCAGAAGAGCATGAGGCTTGCAAACTGGAAGCTAAGCAAGTGGTCTTGATAGACAGTTCTTACCAGTGCCAGTTCTGCCCCAACAAATTCTGCACATATTTCCAGTTGAAATCGCACATGACCCAACACAAACATGAACAG GTTTACAAGTGTGTTGTGAAAAGTTGTGCTCAAACATTCCAGAAGCTGGATTCCTTCTTGGAGCACATCAAGAACCATCAGGAGGAGCTGAGCTACCGTTGTCACCTTTGCAGCAAGGACTTCCCCTCCCTCTATGAactgggtgtccatcagtatTCCCACAGCTTGCTCCCTCAACACAGTCCCAAGAAGGACATTGCCATTTACAA GTGTGtcaagtgtgtaaataaatattcTACCCCAGAAGCCCTGGAGCATCACTTACAGACAGCAACACACAACTTTCCCTGTCCTCACTGTCAGAAG GTGTTCCCTTGTGAGAGGTACTTACGGCGACATCTACCTACACATGGGGGTGGAGGGAAATTCAAATGTCAGATCTGCAAAAAATTCTTCCGCCGAGAACACTACCTCAAACTACACGCTCACATTCACTCGG GTGAAAAGCCTTTTAAATGCTCTGTGTGTGACTCAGCCTTCAACAGGAAAGATAAACTCAAACGGCATATGTTGATCCATGAGCCTTTCAAGAAATATAAATGCCCCTTCTC AAATCATACAGGCTGCAATAAAGAGTTCAACAGACCGGACAAATTGAAAGCTCATATTCTCTCCCATTCAG GGATGAAGATCCACAAGTGCCAATACTGCAGCAAGGCCTTCAGCCGGCGAGCTCACATGGTGGAACACCAGCGCTCTCACACTGGAAACTATAAGTACCGCTGCCCTACATGCAGCAAAGGCTTTACACGCCAGAAGTACATGAAGGACCACAAGTGTAGACTGAGTTCAGCCAAGGACAAAGAGCTGCCAGTCAGAAAATCCCAGAAGAAGTGGGGGACTCGTGGCCGGAAAGTGGGGCTTCCTGTTTCAGCTCAGTTGACCTTGACAGAACTGAAAGACAGTACAGATGGAGGAAACCCTCAGAAAGGTGGTCCCAATAAAGAACAGTTTCCAGTGTCTGACACAGTCCTGTCCATTGTGGTTGGCAGATCAACGGCCGTGTCGGCAACAGACTCTGATCTTGGCAACCCTACCCAATGCAGTGGCATTCCATCCAACCTTGCTCTGGCCGAGTTGCAGCCTGGCTCGGAGAGTCCATGCGCCATGCTAGCAGTTCCTGTATACATTCAGGCTACTGAATAA
- the ZNF341 gene encoding zinc finger protein 341 isoform X3 encodes MAQAIFEALEGMDNQTVLAVQSLLDGQGAVTDPSGQSVNTSTTIQSMDDEDVFLCGKCKKQFNSLPAFMTHKREQCQGSTPSLATVSLATNSVYTPSITSVQQAQTTNRQISTYITVPPSPLIQTLVQGNILVSDEVLMSAMSAFTTLDQPMSTVQPSVQSSLNMHTGAGYLSQPPPPPPPPPPPPQPPPPTPQSLGAPGQANSGSNGVVEVYSASTPMTGNSTVEIQNLGMQPYPPMEVPNQCVETPVYPSPPVYSPGKQGFKSKSPNTVSPLNNACGGNVTSFDPASAAKNRRLKTDSSLLEGKPKSPKLKCTYCDKAFTKNFDLQQHIRSHTGEKPFQCIVCGRAFAQKSNVKKHMQTHKVWPPGIGCTISRSSVTVQVMALNPNQQEEEENAGLNTVPRSSPPQPQVMPPAEEHEACKLEAKQVVLIDSSYQCQFCPNKFCTYFQLKSHMTQHKHEQVYKCVVKSCAQTFQKLDSFLEHIKNHQEELSYRCHLCSKDFPSLYELGVHQYSHSLLPQHSPKKDIAIYKCVKCVNKYSTPEALEHHLQTATHNFPCPHCQKVFPCERYLRRHLPTHGGGGKFKCQICKKFFRREHYLKLHAHIHSGEKPFKCSVCDSAFNRKDKLKRHMLIHEPFKKYKCPFSNHTGCNKEFNRPDKLKAHILSHSAAGKGGDSVAQEYV; translated from the exons ATGGCGCAGGCGATATTCGAGGCGCTGGAAG GTATGGATAATCAGACGGTTCTAGCTGTTCAGTCTTTGCTAGATGGCCAGGGAGCAGTAACAGATCCATCAGGACAATCCGTCAACACATCCACCACCATCCAGTCCATGG ATGATGAAGATGTGTTTCTTTGTGGGAAATGTAAGAAGCAATTCAACTCACTGCCTGCATTCATGACCCACAAAAGAGAGCAGTGTCAAGGCAGTACACCCTCGTTGGCTACAGTTTCACTGGCTACTAACAGCGTCTACACACCATCCATTACCTCAGTGCAGCAGGCTCAGACCACAAATCGTCAG ATCTCTACCTATATTACCGTCCCACCCTCTCCTTTGATCCAGACATTAGTCCAGGGGAATATCTTAGTGAGTGATGAGGTCTTGATGTCAGCTATGTCTGCTTTTACAACCCTGGACCAACCAATGTCCACAGTACAACCCTCTGTGCAG AGCAGCCTGAATATGCATACTGGAGCTGGCTACCTTtctcaaccaccaccacctcctcctccaccaccaccaccacctcagcctcctcctcccaCACCTCAGTCTCTTGGAGCACCAGGTCAGGCCAACTCAGGCAGCAATGGAGTGGTGGAAGTGTACAGTGCATCAACCCCCATGACTGGGAATAGCACAGTAGAGATACAGAATCTGGGGATGCAACCCTACCCACCTATGGag GTGCCCAATCAATGTGTGGAAACCCCAGTGTACCCCTCCCCTCCAGTATACAGTCCAGGGAAGCAAGGTTTTAAGTCTAAAAGCCCCAACACTGTTTCTCCCTTGAACAATGCCTGCGGAGGAAATGTGACCAGTTTTGATCCGGCTTCAGCTGCCAAGAACCGTCGTCTTAAGACAGACAGCAGCCTGCTAGAAG GGAAACCCAAGTCACCAAAACTGAAATGCACATACTGCGATAAGGCATTCACCAAGAACTTTGACCTGCAGCAGCATATCAGAAG ccacacaggggagaagccattccAGTGCATCGTATGTGGTCGTGCCTTCGCCCAAAAGTCCAACGTGAAAAAGCATATGCAGACGCATAAGGTGTGGCCACCAGGAATTGGGTGTACCATCTCTCGGAGCTCTGTCACTGTGCAAGTCATGGCACTCAACCCCaatcagcaggaggaggaggagaatgcag GTTTGAACACGGTTCCCAGAAGCAGCCCCCCACAGCCACAGGTCATGCCTCCTGCAGAAGAGCATGAGGCTTGCAAACTGGAAGCTAAGCAAGTGGTCTTGATAGACAGTTCTTACCAGTGCCAGTTCTGCCCCAACAAATTCTGCACATATTTCCAGTTGAAATCGCACATGACCCAACACAAACATGAACAG GTTTACAAGTGTGTTGTGAAAAGTTGTGCTCAAACATTCCAGAAGCTGGATTCCTTCTTGGAGCACATCAAGAACCATCAGGAGGAGCTGAGCTACCGTTGTCACCTTTGCAGCAAGGACTTCCCCTCCCTCTATGAactgggtgtccatcagtatTCCCACAGCTTGCTCCCTCAACACAGTCCCAAGAAGGACATTGCCATTTACAA GTGTGtcaagtgtgtaaataaatattcTACCCCAGAAGCCCTGGAGCATCACTTACAGACAGCAACACACAACTTTCCCTGTCCTCACTGTCAGAAG GTGTTCCCTTGTGAGAGGTACTTACGGCGACATCTACCTACACATGGGGGTGGAGGGAAATTCAAATGTCAGATCTGCAAAAAATTCTTCCGCCGAGAACACTACCTCAAACTACACGCTCACATTCACTCGG GTGAAAAGCCTTTTAAATGCTCTGTGTGTGACTCAGCCTTCAACAGGAAAGATAAACTCAAACGGCATATGTTGATCCATGAGCCTTTCAAGAAATATAAATGCCCCTTCTC AAATCATACAGGCTGCAATAAAGAGTTCAACAGACCGGACAAATTGAAAGCTCATATTCTCTCCCATTCAG CTGCAGGTAAGGGCGGGGACAGTGTAGCTCAAGAATATGTCTGA